One Setaria viridis chromosome 3, Setaria_viridis_v4.0, whole genome shotgun sequence DNA window includes the following coding sequences:
- the LOC117848706 gene encoding glycine-rich RNA-binding protein 2, mitochondrial isoform X1, which translates to MMLNGRGGMLRNAVTPFGKLFNRNAACSCARTPKLFIGGLSYDTNETALKDAFSQHGDVIAVKVICHPTTGKSKGFGFVTFSSEDEAAAAVQKMNGEVLDGRTIRVQYSDSGRSDTTDLDA; encoded by the exons ATGATGCTGAATGGGAGAGGAGGGATGCTGCGCAATGCTGTGACTCCGTTCGGGAAGCTGTTCAATCGGAACGCCGCATGTTCATGTGCACGCACGCCCAAGTTATTCATCGGCG GTCTTTCTTACGATACAAATGAAACAGCTCTCAAGGATGCTTTCTCTCAACATGGTGATGTTATTGCAG TGAAGGTGATATGCCATCCGACAACGGGGAAGTCGAAAGGATTTGGTTTCGTTACATTTTCTTCGGAAGACGAAGCTGCTGCAGCAGTGCAGAAGATGAACGGTGAG GTGCTTGATGGAAGGACCATTCGGGTGCAGTACTCAGACAGTGGGCGATCTGACACTACCGATTTAGATGCATAA
- the LOC117850551 gene encoding disease resistance protein RGA5 isoform X3 — MEAVVCASYGAMGSLLWKLGALLSDECRLLTKVKADVMFLKDVLEIMHAFLKRMSEVEDPDEQSKCWMKEVRELSYDIEDSIDSFMFSLGCESSSKPRGFKGFVGRCLSLFTDAKTRHWKAKKIQCLKVHVVEASNRRQRYKVEDAFPRPCRISIDPRLPAFYTETTRLVGIDGPRDKLIKLLTEGHGTMAQLNVVSIVGFGGLGQATLANEVYRKLEGQFDYKASVSVSQKPDMKKILRSILCQHSCREFGSSEAWDEQQLINTIRQFLKDKRDISGRCVL; from the exons ATGGAAGCTGTTGTATGTGCATCATATGGAGCCATGGGTTCCCTGCTATGGAAGCTGGGTGCCTTGCTCTCTGATGAATGCAGGCTTCTCACTAAAGTGAAGGCGGATGTAATGTTCCTTAAAGATGTGCTTGAGATCATGCATGCTTTCCTCAAGAGGATGTCAGAGGTGGAGGACCCCGATGAGCAGTCCAAGTGCTGGATGAAAGAGGTGCGGGAGCTGTCCTACGACATTGAAGATAGCATCGACAGTTTTATGTTCTCCCTTGGTTGTGAGTCCAGCAGCAAGCCCAGAGGCTTCAAGGGATTTGTTGGCAGGTGCTTGAGCTTGTTCACAGATGCCAAGACACGCCATTGGAAGGCCAAGAAGATCCAATGTCTCAAGGTCCATGTTGTAGAGGCTAGCAATCGGCGTCAGAGGTACAAGGTTGAAGATGCTTTCCCCAGACCGTGTAGGATAAGCATAGACCCTCGCTTGCCTGCATTTTACACTGAGACAACAAGGCTTGTTGGCATTGATGGCCCAAGGGACAAACTTATCAAGTTGCTAACAGAAGGACATGGCACAATGGCACAGCTGAATGTGGTTTCCATTGTTGGATTTGGAGGTCTTGGGCAGGCTACTCTTGCTAATGAAGTGTACCGCAAGCTTGAAGGGCAATTTGACTATAAAGCTTCTGTGTCGGTGTCACAAAAACCTGACATGAAGAAGATACTGAGGAGTATACTCTGCCAGCACAGTTGCCGAGAGTTTGGCAGCAGCGAAGCATGGGATGAGCAGCAACTCATCAACACAATAAGACAGTTCCTGAAGGATAAGAG AGACATCAGTGGCAGATGCGTATTGTAG
- the LOC117848705 gene encoding psbP domain-containing protein 1, chloroplastic, translated as MAAAAAAAAATAFSGGRRSPPRTRAAAVSPRAEVSCRRRGGGVLPAVPRRNVLSTMLSTSTVLILGPKQITLAETTGGTFREYIDTFDGYTFLYPKSWIQVKGAGADIFFRDPFVLDENMSVEISSPSSSKYTSVEDLGPPEKAAEKVLKQYLTEFMSTRLGVRRESNVLSALSKVADDGKLYYEVEVNIKSYASNNELAVMPQDRVQSLEWDRRYLSVLGVENKRLYELRLQTPEQVFMQEEEDLRRVMDSFRVIKAA; from the exons atggcagccgccgccgccgcagcagcagcgacTGCCTTCTCCGGCGGACGGAGGAGCCCGCCCCGCACGCGTGCCGCCGCTGTTTCCCCACGCGCCGAGGTGTCCTGcagacgccgcggcggcggcgtcctccctGCTG TTCCCAGGAGGAATGTGCTGTCAACAATGCTATCCACTTCAACGGTCCTAATCTTAGGGCCAAAACAGATCACACTAGCTGAGACAACCGGTGGCACATTCAGGGAGTACATCGACACATTCGACGGCTACACCTTCCTGTACCCCAAGAGCTGGATCCAAGTCAAGGGAGCTGGCGCTGACATATTCTTCAGAGACCCCTTCGTCCTCGATGAGAACATGTCAGTCGAGATATCATCCCCTTCGTCGTCAAAATACACCAGCGTCGAGGATCTAGGCCCTCCGGAGAAGGCTGCGGAGAAGGTTCTGAAGCAGTACCTGACGGAGTTCATGTCGACCAGGCTGGGCGTTCGGCGCGAATCGAACGTCCTGTCGGCGTTGTCCAAGGTCGCTGACGATGGCAAGCTCTACTACGAAGTTGAG GTGAACATAAAATCCTATGCGAGTAACAACGAGCTGGCGGTGATGCCGCAGGACAGGGTGCAAAGCCTGGAGTGGGACAGGCGCTACCTGTCGGTCCTCGGCGTCGAGAACAAGCGGCTGTACGAGCTGCGGTTGCAGACGCCGGAGCAGGTGTTCATGCAGGAAGAGGAGGACCTCAGGAGAGTCATGGACTCCTTCAGGGTCATCAAGGCGGCGTAG
- the LOC117850551 gene encoding disease resistance protein RGA5 isoform X2 — MEAVVCASYGAMGSLLWKLGALLSDECRLLTKVKADVMFLKDVLEIMHAFLKRMSEVEDPDEQSKCWMKEVRELSYDIEDSIDSFMFSLGCESSSKPRGFKGFVGRCLSLFTDAKTRHWKAKKIQCLKVHVVEASNRRQRYKVEDAFPRPCRISIDPRLPAFYTETTRLVGIDGPRDKLIKLLTEGHGTMAQLNVVSIVGFGGLGQATLANEVYRKLEGQFDYKASVSVSQKPDMKKILRSILCQHSCREFGSSEAWDEQQLINTIRQFLKDKSCQILLLSSPWSCV; from the exons ATGGAAGCTGTTGTATGTGCATCATATGGAGCCATGGGTTCCCTGCTATGGAAGCTGGGTGCCTTGCTCTCTGATGAATGCAGGCTTCTCACTAAAGTGAAGGCGGATGTAATGTTCCTTAAAGATGTGCTTGAGATCATGCATGCTTTCCTCAAGAGGATGTCAGAGGTGGAGGACCCCGATGAGCAGTCCAAGTGCTGGATGAAAGAGGTGCGGGAGCTGTCCTACGACATTGAAGATAGCATCGACAGTTTTATGTTCTCCCTTGGTTGTGAGTCCAGCAGCAAGCCCAGAGGCTTCAAGGGATTTGTTGGCAGGTGCTTGAGCTTGTTCACAGATGCCAAGACACGCCATTGGAAGGCCAAGAAGATCCAATGTCTCAAGGTCCATGTTGTAGAGGCTAGCAATCGGCGTCAGAGGTACAAGGTTGAAGATGCTTTCCCCAGACCGTGTAGGATAAGCATAGACCCTCGCTTGCCTGCATTTTACACTGAGACAACAAGGCTTGTTGGCATTGATGGCCCAAGGGACAAACTTATCAAGTTGCTAACAGAAGGACATGGCACAATGGCACAGCTGAATGTGGTTTCCATTGTTGGATTTGGAGGTCTTGGGCAGGCTACTCTTGCTAATGAAGTGTACCGCAAGCTTGAAGGGCAATTTGACTATAAAGCTTCTGTGTCGGTGTCACAAAAACCTGACATGAAGAAGATACTGAGGAGTATACTCTGCCAGCACAGTTGCCGAGAGTTTGGCAGCAGCGAAGCATGGGATGAGCAGCAACTCATCAACACAATAAGACAGTTCCTGAAGGATAAGAG TTGCCAAATATTGTTGCTCTCCTCACCATGGTCATGTGTATGA
- the LOC117850551 gene encoding disease resistance protein RGA5 isoform X1 has protein sequence MEAVVCASYGAMGSLLWKLGALLSDECRLLTKVKADVMFLKDVLEIMHAFLKRMSEVEDPDEQSKCWMKEVRELSYDIEDSIDSFMFSLGCESSSKPRGFKGFVGRCLSLFTDAKTRHWKAKKIQCLKVHVVEASNRRQRYKVEDAFPRPCRISIDPRLPAFYTETTRLVGIDGPRDKLIKLLTEGHGTMAQLNVVSIVGFGGLGQATLANEVYRKLEGQFDYKASVSVSQKPDMKKILRSILCQHSCREFGSSEAWDEQQLINTIRQFLKDKRYAAYLFVTILFSTNFDVPINFELHQHMFNLCKFVIGTLL, from the coding sequence ATGGAAGCTGTTGTATGTGCATCATATGGAGCCATGGGTTCCCTGCTATGGAAGCTGGGTGCCTTGCTCTCTGATGAATGCAGGCTTCTCACTAAAGTGAAGGCGGATGTAATGTTCCTTAAAGATGTGCTTGAGATCATGCATGCTTTCCTCAAGAGGATGTCAGAGGTGGAGGACCCCGATGAGCAGTCCAAGTGCTGGATGAAAGAGGTGCGGGAGCTGTCCTACGACATTGAAGATAGCATCGACAGTTTTATGTTCTCCCTTGGTTGTGAGTCCAGCAGCAAGCCCAGAGGCTTCAAGGGATTTGTTGGCAGGTGCTTGAGCTTGTTCACAGATGCCAAGACACGCCATTGGAAGGCCAAGAAGATCCAATGTCTCAAGGTCCATGTTGTAGAGGCTAGCAATCGGCGTCAGAGGTACAAGGTTGAAGATGCTTTCCCCAGACCGTGTAGGATAAGCATAGACCCTCGCTTGCCTGCATTTTACACTGAGACAACAAGGCTTGTTGGCATTGATGGCCCAAGGGACAAACTTATCAAGTTGCTAACAGAAGGACATGGCACAATGGCACAGCTGAATGTGGTTTCCATTGTTGGATTTGGAGGTCTTGGGCAGGCTACTCTTGCTAATGAAGTGTACCGCAAGCTTGAAGGGCAATTTGACTATAAAGCTTCTGTGTCGGTGTCACAAAAACCTGACATGAAGAAGATACTGAGGAGTATACTCTGCCAGCACAGTTGCCGAGAGTTTGGCAGCAGCGAAGCATGGGATGAGCAGCAACTCATCAACACAATAAGACAGTTCCTGAAGGATAAGAGGTATGCAGCATATCTTTTCGTGACAATCTTGTTTTCAACGAATTTTGATGTACCTATTAATTTTGAGCTTCATCAGCATATGTTTAATTTGTGCAAATTCGTGATCGGTACTTTATTGTAA
- the LOC117848706 gene encoding glycine-rich RNA-binding protein 2, mitochondrial isoform X2, which yields MMLNGRGGMLRNAVTPFGKLFNRNAACSCARTPKLFIGGLSYDTNETALKDAFSQHGDVIAVKVICHPTTGKSKGFGFVTFSSEDEAAAAVQKMNGA from the exons ATGATGCTGAATGGGAGAGGAGGGATGCTGCGCAATGCTGTGACTCCGTTCGGGAAGCTGTTCAATCGGAACGCCGCATGTTCATGTGCACGCACGCCCAAGTTATTCATCGGCG GTCTTTCTTACGATACAAATGAAACAGCTCTCAAGGATGCTTTCTCTCAACATGGTGATGTTATTGCAG TGAAGGTGATATGCCATCCGACAACGGGGAAGTCGAAAGGATTTGGTTTCGTTACATTTTCTTCGGAAGACGAAGCTGCTGCAGCAGTGCAGAAGATGAACG GTGCTTGA
- the LOC117850550 gene encoding uncharacterized protein has translation MVKARMTTSDVAAEVKCLRRLIGMRLANVYDITPKTYLFKLMNSSGITESGESERVLLLMESGVRFHTTQYVRDKSTTPSGFTLKLRKHIRNKRLEDVRMLGYDRIILFQFGLGSNAHFIILELYAQGNILLTDSEYTVMTLLRSHRDDNKGLAIMSRHRYPVEACRVFERTDFAKLKDTLTMSDNVDDNEPLEITSGSTDAQEPSQSTNDGVSVTEISEKPLSRKEKRAAAAKAKQSGSNAKANNGAQSNKATLKTILGEALAYGPALAEHIILDAGLVPSTKVGKDPESTIDDSTIQALMESITRFEDWLVDIISGQRIPEGFILMQNKMTAKKNLTPSEGDSTNQKIYDDYCPILLKQFKSREYDEFATFDAALDEFYSKIESQKVNQQQKAKEESAAQRLNKIKLDQENRVHTLRKEVDHCVKMAELIEYNLEDVDAAILAVRVSLANEMSWEALTRMIKEERKAGNPVAGLIDKLNFERNCMTLLLSNNLDDMDEDEITAPVEKVEVDISLSAHANARRWYEMKKKQESKQEKTITAHEKAFKAAEKKTRLQLAQEKTVAAITHMRKVHWFEKFNWFISSENYLIISGRDAQQNELIVKRYMSKGDLYVHAELHGASSTIIKNHKPDTPIPPLTLNQAGCFTVCHSKAWDSKIVTSAWWVYPHQVSKTAPTGEYLTVGSFMIRGKKNFLPPHPLVMGFGILFRLDESSLASHLNERRVRGEDEALQEIEAESRKKQSNPQSDDEIASESGSNKETHEDESSRENTNIDQNNKLGLSDLSTDIATTNSLEPLAETQVEEKLDNGNSSSKEETVDASVSSQLDDLLDKTLGLGPAKVSGKSSLLSSIPSSLAEDNDDLEVIKPAVRDKPYISKAERRKLKKGQSTGEAATDSQNGEAVETPGASQQEKGKANTKAGSEVSETDTSQQGKGKANTKATGSKVSQPGSSQQEKGKGSTQAANPKVSRGQKGKLKKIKEKYAEQDEEEREIRMALLASSGKALRKDKSSQDEEPTAKESKPSAGEDDSSKICYKCKKAGHLSRDCPESTSEADRNDVSISRSRDGMGTSTAPAGGNSAMDEDDVQEIGDEEKEKLIDLDYLTGNPLPSDILLYAVPVCAPYNALQTYKYRVKITPGTAKKGKAAKTAMSLFLHTPDATNREKELMKACTDPELVAAIVGNAKITAPGLTQLKQKQKQKGKKSAKQN, from the exons ATGGTGAAGGCGCGGATGACGACGTCGGacgtggcggcggaggtgaaGTGCCTCCGCCGCCTCATCGGCATGCGCCTCGCCAACGTCTACGACATCACCCCCAAG ACGTATCTTTTCAAGCTGATGAACAGCAGTGGAATTACTGAGTCAGGGGAAAGCGAGAGGGTTTTACTGCTCATGGAGAGTGGTGTCAGGTTCCACACCACCCAATACGTCCG TGATAAGAGCACCACGCCATCAGGTTTCACTCTGAAACTACGAAAGCACATTCGTAACAAGAGACTTGAAGATGTCCGTATGCTCGGATATGACAGG ATTATTCTTTTCCAATTCGGGCTTGGCAGTAATGCACATTTTATAATTCTGGAGCTATATGCACAAGGAAACATCCTTCTTACGGACTCCGAATACACAGTGATGACACTACTCCGTTCTCACAG AGATGATAACAAAGGATTGGCCATCATGTCACGTCATCGCTATCCTGTAGAAGCTTGCCGTGTTTTTGAAAGGACTGACTTCGCAAAGCTGAAGGACACATTGACAATGTCTGATAATGTTGATGATAATGAACCTTTGGAAATTACATCTGGATCAACTGATGCTCAGGAACCTTCTCAATCGACCAATGATGGAGTGTCTGTAACTGAAATATCTGAAAAACCACTGagtagaaaagaaaagagggctGCCGCTGCAAAAGCTAAGCAGTCTGGTTCAAATGCAAAAGCCAATAATGGTGCTCAATCCAATAAAGCTACTCTGAAGACAATTCTTGGCGAGGCATTGGCTTATGGCCCTGCACTTGCAGAGCATATCATATTGGATGCTGGGTTGGTTCCAAGTACAAAGGTTGGGAAAGATCCAGAGAGCACTATTGATGACAGCACTATTCAGGCTCTAATGGAATCTATTACAAGGTTTGAGGATTGGCTTGTAGATATTATATCTGGCCAAAGGATTCCTGAGGGTTTTATTCTCATGCAGAATAAGATGACTGCAAAGAAGAACCTCACACCCTCGGAAGGTGATTCAACTAATCAGAAG ATATATGATGATTATTGCCCTATTCTGCTGAAACAATTTAAGTCAAGGGAATATGATGAATTTGCGACATTTGATGCTGCACTAGACGAGTTCTATAGCAAAATAGAAAGTCAAAAGGTGAATCAACAGCAGAAAGCAAAAGAGGAATCTGCAGCTCAGAGgctgaataaaataaaattggaTCAG GAGAATCGTGTACATACATTGAGAAAGGAAGTGGACCATTGTGTCAAAATGGCAGAACTGATTGAGTACAATTTAGAGGATGTAGATGCAGCAATTTTGGCTGTGCGTGTTTCTCTTGCAAATGAAATGAGTTGGGAAGCTCTTACTCGCATGATTAAAGAGGAGAGAAAGGCTGGAAACCCAGTAGCAGGTCTTATCGATAAGCTAAATTTTGAAAGAAATTGCATGACCCTACTCTTGAGCAATAATCTTGATGACATGGACGAGGATGAGATAACTGCACCTGTGGAAAAG GTAGAGGTTGATATATCACTTTCTGCACATGCAAATGCAAGGCGGTGGTATGAAATGAAGAAGAAACAGGAAAGCAAACAAGAGAAGACGATCACAGCTCATGAAAAAGCATTCAAAGCAGCCGAGAAGAAGACACGTCTTCAGCTGGCTCAG GAAAAAACTGTGGCTGCAATCACTCATATGCGCAAAGTTCACTggtttgaaaaattcaattggtTCATCAGCAGTGAAAATTACCTGATTATCAGTGGCCGAGATGCTCAGCAAAATGAGTTGATTGTCAAGCGGTACATGTCTAAAGGCGATCT GTATGTGCATGCTGAGTTACATGGAGCTTCCAGTACTATAATCAAGAATCACAAACCTGACACTCCTATTCCACCATTAACACTAAACCAAGCAGGATGCTTCACT GTTTGCCACAGCAAAGCATGGGATTCAAAAATTGTTACAAGTGCTTGGTGGGTGTATCCACATCAAGTTAGCAAGACAGCTCCTACTGGCGAGTACCTTACTGTTGGTAGTTTTATGATCCGTGGCAAGAAAAATTTTCTCCCACCTCACCCTCTTGTTATGGGCTTTGGTATCCTCTTCCGCTTGGATGAGAGCTCCTTGGCATCTCATCTAAATGAAAGGAGGGTTAGGGGTGAAGATGAGGCCCTCCAAGAAATTGAAGCTGAGTCTCGCAAGAAGCAAAGTAACCCTCAATCTGATGACGAAATTGCTAGTGAAAGTGGTTCAAACAAGGAAACACATGAAGATGAATCAAGCAGGGAAAATACAAACATTGACCAAAATAATAAGCTGGGTCTTTCTGATCTGTCTACTGATATTGCTACGACCAACTCTCTTGAACCACTTGCTGAAACCCAAGTTGAGGAAAAATTGGACAATGGGAATTCCAGTTCAAAGGAAGAAACTGTCGATGCTTCTGTTTCATCTCAACTTGATGATCTGCTTGATAAGACTCTTGGCCTTGGCCCTGCCAAGGTGTCAGGTAAAAGCTCTCTGCTCAGCAGCATCCCTTCCAGTTTAGCAGAAGACAATGATGATCTTGAAGTGATAAAACCAGCAGTGAGAGACAAACCATACATATCAAAAGCAGAGAGAAGAAAATTGAAGAAGGGCCAGTCAACTGGTGAAGCTGCTACTGATTCCCAAAATGGTGAAGCTGTAGAAACACCTGGTGCTTCACAGCAAGAAAAAGGGAAGGCAAACACAAAGGCTGGTTCCGAAGTAAGTGAGACAGATACTTCACAGCAAGGAAAAGGAAAGGCAAACACAAAGGCTACTGGTTCTAAAGTAAGTCAGCCAGGTAGTTCACAGCAAGAAAAGGGCAAGGGAAGCACACAGGCTGCTAATCCTAAAGTAAGTCGCGGACAGAAGGGCAAGCTTAAGAAGATTAAAGAGAAGTATGCAGAGCAGgatgaagaagaaagggaaattCGTATGGCATTGCTTGCG TCATCTGGGAAAGCTTTGCGGAAGGACAAGTCTTCACAAGATGAAGAACCCACTGCTAAAGAATCAAAACCATCAGCTG GTGAAGATGACTCATCAAAAATATGTTATAAATGCAAAAAAGCTGGACATCTTTCTCGTGATTGCCCAGAAAGTACCTCTGAGGCAGACCGAAATGACGTCAGCATTAGTAGAAGCAGGGATGGCATGGGTACAAGTACCGCTCCTGCTGGTGGCAACAGTGCCATGGATGAAGATGATGTTCAAGAGATTGGTGATGAAGAGAAAGAAAAACTAATTGATTTGGACTACTTAACTGGGAACCCACTACCAAGTGATATCTTGCTCTATGCTGTACCTGTGTGCGCCCCTTACAACGCATTGCAGACATACAAATATCGCGTAAAGATTACCCCGGGCAcagcaaagaaaggaaaag CTGCCAAAACTGCTATGAGCTTGTTTCTGCACACTCCTGATGCAACCAACCGTGAGAAGGAGCTGATGAAGGCATGCACAGACCCTGAACTGGTGGCTGCTATTGTTGGGAACGCCAAGATCACAGCACCTGGCCTCACTCAGTTGAAGCAGAAACAGAAACAGAAGGGGAAGAAGTCTGCAAAACAGAACTAA